A single genomic interval of Corvus cornix cornix isolate S_Up_H32 chromosome 1, ASM73873v5, whole genome shotgun sequence harbors:
- the TNFRSF1A gene encoding tumor necrosis factor receptor superfamily member 1A codes for MRGPALPRTSLGTVILIFVCMLTKESIEITPVPYTLQAPRVALDRRDPSNPLRREKKQMHCQVGQYLHPRKTHCCMRCHAGTYKAKDCDRPDQATVCLPCADGTFTAVDNTMSKCFRCTHCRTELQQIVETPCTPQQDTVCGCQKNQYQTDSESEFFQCRNCSLCANGIITRCSKNKDAVCRCKPQFFLSRSNICKPCNSCTGEECLLCPSPVTTSPTSSGLDGNLVLGILVAIFGVISILCVAHRVWKLVQKKRIVSSFYSCVSLPQTTKELVSEDGEKRNEVSILPESQKETQLPVNTTPSAPLLQSSHELPDCVRPARKTQLPDNPAILYTVVDHVPPSRWKEFVRRLGLSDHDLERIELEHRRLRDAQYEMLRLWKLQMGRAATVEHISCVLNQMELSGCSDAVQEALLNQNSPQTCSLHNHL; via the exons ATGCGcggcccggcgctgccccgcaCCTCGCTGGGGACG GTTATTCTGATATTTGTCTGCATGTTGACAAAGGAATCTATAGAAATTACTCCAGTGCCATATACACTGCAAGCCCCTCGGGTAGCTTTGGATAGAAGAGACCCCTCTAACCCcttgaggagagaaaagaaacagatgcaCTGTCAAGTGGGACAATACCTGCACCCCAGAAAGACCCACTGCTGCATGAGGTGTCATGCAG gTACCTACAAGGCAAAAGACTGTGATCGACCTGACCAGGCAACTGTCTGTCTTCCATGTGCTGATGGCACATTCACAGCTGTTGATAACACCATGTCTAAATGCTTCCGGTGCACACACTGCCGGACAG aaCTCCAGCAGATAGTTGAGACCCCCTGCACCCCACAGCAAGATACTGTATGTGGCTGTCAGAAGAATCAGTATCAGACTGATTCTGAATCTGAATTCTTCCAGTGTAGGAACTGCAGCTTGTGTGCCAATGGGATTATTACCCGCT gTTCAAAGAACAAAGATGCAGTTTGCAGGTGTAAGCCTCAGTTCTTCCTGTCACGTAGTAACATTTGCAAGCCTTGCAACAG ctgcaCTGGAGAAGAATGCTTGCTATGTCCTAGCCCAGTGACTACCTCACCGACTTCATCTGGGCTGG ATGGAAACCTTGTACTTGGCATCCTTGTTGCAATATTTGGAGTTATCTCTATTCTCTGTGTTGCACATAGAGTCTGGAAGCTGGTCCAGAAAAAGAGGATAGTGTCATCTTTCTACTCCTGTG tttCTTTGCCACAGACAACCAAGGAGCTGGTATCAGAG gatggggaaaaaagaaatgaagtttcCATCCTTCCTGAGTCCCAGAAAGAAACACAGTTGCCAGTAAACACAACCCCATCTGCACCTCTGCTGCAAAGTTCACATGAGTTACCAGACTGTGTCAGACCTGCCAGAAAGACACAACTTCCAGACA ACCCTGCTATTCTGTACACTGTGGTGGATCACGTGCCGCCGTCTCGGTGGAAGGAGTTCGTGCGGCGCCTGGGCCTGAGCGACCACGACCTGGAGCGGATTGAGCTGGAGCACCGGCGCTTGCGAGACGCCCAGTATGAAATGCTCAGACTGTGGAAACTGCAGATGGGCCGTGCTGCCACTGTGGAGCACATCAGCTGTGTTCTCAACCAGATGGAGCTCAGTGGCTGTAGTGATGCTGTTCAAGAGGCTTTGCTAAACCAGAACTCTCCTCAAACTTGCAGCCTCCACAACCATCTTTAG
- the METTL16 gene encoding RNA N6-adenosine-methyltransferase METTL16, with amino-acid sequence MALNKSMHARNRYKDKPPDFAYLAGKYPEFQQHVQTTLAGRVSLNFKDPEAVRALTCTLLKEDFGLKIDIPVERLIPTVPLRLNYIHWVEDLIGHQDAEKQTLRRGIDIGTGASCIYPLLGATLNGWYFLATEVDDMCFNYAKKNVEQNNLSDLIKVVKVPQKTLLMDALKEESEIIYDFCMCNPPFFANQLEAKGVNSRNPRRPPPSSVNTGGITEIMAEGGELEFVKRIIHDSLQLKKRLRWYSCMLGKKCSLAPLKEELRIQGVPKVTHTEFCQGRTMRWALAWSFYDDVQVPSPPSKRRKLEKPRKPITFMVLASTVKELSTKAAAMGWDAVEAIAVVRAWVEKILTDLKVQHKRVPCGKDEISLFVTAIENSWIHLRRKKREKIRQLRELPRASEDILQAMEEEKNSQKSVSNNSDCENPKTDDSEMGFMAPDEDVQMMAGDELPEESAAKEQHSDPVKEQEMEAKQGETSLGKGSGDAKEEPCPSEEASNLTVEKEQSPKETSGGFLFKCLMNVKKEGNDVVVEMHWVEGQNRDLMNQLCTYLRNQILRLVAS; translated from the exons ATGGCCCTCAACAAGTCCATGCACGCCCGCAACCGCTACAAGGACAAGCCGCCCGACTTCGCCTACCTGGCCGGCAAGTACCCCGAGTTCCAGCAGCACGTGCAGACCACCCTGGCGGGCAGGGTGAG CCTGAATTTCAAGGATCCGGAGGCCGTGAGGGCTCTGACATGCACCCTGTTGAAAGAGGATTTCGGGCTGAAGATCGACATCCCCGTGGAAAGGCTCATTCCTACCGTCCCCTTGAGGCTCAACTACATCCACTGGGTGGAGGATCTCATCGGCCACCAGGATGCTGAGAAGCAAACCCTGAGGCGAGGCATTGACATAG ggacaggggcttCTTGTATATACCCATTACTTGGAGCAACTTTGAATGGCTGGTATTTCCTTGCAACAGAAGTGGATGACATGTGCTTCAATTATGCCAAGAAGAACGTGGAACAGAATAACTTGTCTGATCTTATAAAAG TGGTTAAGGTACCACAGAAGACTCTTCTAATGGATGCACTGAAAGAAGAATCTGAGATCATTTATGATTTCTGCATGTGCAACCCCCCCTTTTTTGCCAACCAGTTGGAAGCGAAG GGAGTTAATTCTCGAAATCCGCGGCGTCCTCCTCCCAGTTCTGTAAATACAGGAGGGATCACAGAAATCATGGCTGAGGGAGGAGAACTAGAATTTGTGAAAAGAATTATTCATGATAGTCTCCAACTTAAAAAGAGGTTACG GTGGTACAGTTGCATGTTGGGGAAGAAATGCAGTTTAGCACCACTGAAGGAAGAACTTCGAATCCAGGGG GTTCCTAAAGTCACTCATACTGAATTCTGTCAGGGACGCACCATGAGATGGGCACTGGCGTGGAGTTTCTATGATGATGTACAAGTACCT tCACCTCCctctaaaagaagaaaattagagaAACCACGAAAACCAATTACATTCATGGTTTTGGCTTCTACAGTCAAAGAGTTATCCACCAAAGCTGCAGCTATGGGCTGGGATGCTGTAGAAGCTATTGCTGTGGTTAGAGCCTGGGTAGAGAAGATTCTCACTGATCTGAAG GTTCAGCATAAACGTGTTCCCTGTGGAAAAGATGAAATTAGCCTCTTTGTGACTGCCATTGAAAACTCCTGGATTCatttgaggagaaagaaaagagagaaaataaggcAATTACGAGAACTTCCTCGAGCTTCTGAAGATATTCTGCAAGCaatggaggaggaaaagaacagcCAGAAGAGTGTGAGCAACAACTCGGACTGTGAAAACCCCAAGACTGATGACTCTGAAATGGGGTTTATGGCACCTGATGAGGATGTGCAGATGATGGCAGGAGATGAGCTACCAGAGGAATCTGCTGCCAAAGAACAACACAGTGATCCTGTGAAGGAACAGGAGATGGaagcaaagcagggagaaaCATCGCTTGGCAAAGGCTCTGGTGATGCAAAGGAGGAACCTTGCCCTTCAGAGGAAGCTAGCAATCTGACAGTGGAAAAAGAGCAAAGCCCTAAAGAAACTAGTGGGGGTTTTCTCTTCAAGTGTTTAATGAAtgtgaagaaagaaggaaatgatGTAGTAGTAGAAATGCACTGGGTTGAAGGACAGAACAGAGACTTGATGAACCAGCTGTGCACATACTTACGGAACCAAATTCTTCGACTGGTTGCTAGTTAG